The Engraulis encrasicolus isolate BLACKSEA-1 chromosome 11, IST_EnEncr_1.0, whole genome shotgun sequence nucleotide sequence TGGCGCACCTGTTGTTCGCTACAGTGATATGTGTGACTCCCCTAGATGACCACAGGTAGCCTAttgtgggcagacagacagacagacagacagacagacagacagacagacagacagacagacagacagacagacagacagacagacagacagacagacagacagacagacagacagacagacagacagtaaaaaAGAAAGATCTGGAATCCTTCAGCATGGGTCTCTTGAAGCAGCAGAAGCAGTTCCCAAAGAGGTGGTCTCAAGAGAAGGGATGGTTTTCATAAAACCTTGAATGATTTCATATAATGTAACCATTGCAGAAATGTATTACCATTGTAGgttagtagcctacatttaatttcagtttaattgagatgtaaaaggaAAATATAAGGGACAAAAATTGCTTGCCGTTTAGTGTCTGTCGTGATTTTTATGTCCAAAGGAGGTCCACTAATAGGCTATTTCATCCATATGTCAGCAATCCCTCAACATTATCTTCCTCTTTTGGTCCTGCTGATGAACACACCCTGATAATCCTGGATTTAGGCAGTTAaaagacagtaggcctatgttttctaTTGGAGATTAAAGGCCTATGACTATTGGTTAATGAGCTAATCAAGCACAGTCGGTCAGGTTCATCATTAACTCGAATATAttttcatacattcattcattccttggaAAAGTCtgccacttaggcctacctccCTTATTTTTTTACATGCAGCAATTTATTTCTACCACAAGATGGCGAGATCTCCCCCAAAAATGTTGCACGCGCCAAATAAGGAAATGACGTCGCCTCTGTTCCTAGCAGAGGAGTTCCGATTTGAGTTTTGAAGGAATATTTCTCTTAGTTATGCAGACACCGCACAACGTTACATGGTAAGTCAACTATAATTATTTCCATAAATGACAGGCGTGCCAGTGCCAGTCAGTAGCCTTACAGTTGTGTTGGACAGACTTGCGAGGGCAAATCGTGACATTGAACTGTGTTTTGATACTGGTTTCATTGATGTTGTCAATCAACACGTGGGACTTTTCTCAAAGGCCTGCCTAAAAGCAGAACAGCAGATATTGCTCATATATGGCCTTTATATAAACAGCATATATTTCTGCACTTGTACATTGCATTTCCCTTTCGTCAGTGGCAAGTTAAACCAACTTCGGCTCCGTTGTGTCACGATTGGTGCTAACTGCTTAGCTTATGTGCTGCACCAACTTCATTCAAGTTAAGTCAGTGTGGTCGGATGTGCAATAAAACATGTCCATGGCTCCTTTTCGTGCCTCGTCAAGTTAAATATAGAACGGCCATGTTCATGTTATTGGTGACAGTCGTCTGACAGCCATTACTTTATCTCGGTAACCAGAATCTATGAACGAATGTGGTGattgttttttgacatttcagtgCTAGACTGTCGCTGAATTGTCGTCCTCTATCTGGCTGGACTGGTTGGTTGAAAATTAAATGAATTTGAAATACGCTTTTCCCTATGTAACGTGGTGGCTTACACCTACATTAAACGTTTCAAGGACAGTGATTTTGGATAATAAAGCAGATTTTGTAGTAGGAGGATCGGCCCGTATCACAGTATCCCGGGTTAACCTGCAGTCATGAGACCAGCGTTGACAGCTGAGCTTACGGCAGACAGACATGTCCACATTTGGCGTTCGAGGACAACCCAAGCGGACATAAATACAGCACTGCAGCCGTGTGTCGTCATCGTTTTTGGAAGGGGTTAAATTTACTTCCCAGCTGGAGTTGTCCAAGAACAGCCACGCAatatcagtagagtagagtggagcagctcttctattaatcccgaaggaagttaaggtgtctgtcagcttataccggtatgcacaaatacaaaacatacacacaaagaccttgtacacataaatgtacattacagtaaaagtatagcacactcttgagtaccaccacacatgctctctctcattcacatacgctctcactcactcactcactcacgcatatgcacccacacccacccaccatcaAGGTTGTAGTGGAGAGGTATGCACTCACACCATGCCACTGGCATCCAAAGGGCTTTTCTTGGTAACAGTGTCTATCATAATCATATGACCAGATACCATACCTGAATACTATTAGATTTGTTACCACATGCAGGCGACCACGTTCACAGCTCGCTGTGAACTGGATTGtctatgtgaatgtgcatgtgcagcCTGTATGACTGTATGAATGATAATTGCACAACTAAGCTGTTGAACTGTCAACTATCGCTCACAGACAGGATGGGTGACGTGATTAAGGAGGAGGGTGCCTTCTACTCTAAGGCAGAAGACTACTGGAAGCATGTGGCTCCCACCGTGGACGGTATGCTGGGGGGCTATGGCACCATCTCAAACGTAGACATCAATGGCTCAAAGAAGTTCCTGGAAAGATATGTTGGGGtaagtattaatgacccagtgtGTGAACTGTGAAGGTAGCCATGTGATCTTGCTGTAAATTGTATAATATTAATAGATAAATGCAGGTGTGATTGAAGTATAACGTTGATGGAAATGCTGTGCAATATGTagggttaggggtgggcgatatggcaaaaatgtcatatcacgatttttttaacatgaaatctcgatttcgatttttttttatcacgattccctccataaaataaaaacaacaaaaatcaattttgataTGCTTCCAATTTGTGATTTACAGTGAATCAAATGTTAATACACTGATGACTTTCTCAaaaagtgcacaattagaatacaataatgtaaagaataaaagtgaagacgacaacacaagtaagtaaacatcacttttatactgatagttaacatcctcactggaagatgatctatacgatttcgtcactttggcagattcgagactaTCTTATActtgatatcacgattcacgatttatatCGTCATATCGTCCACCCCTATGTAGGGTGAAGCATATACTCCGTAACTTTTGGTGCATTCTTTTGATGCTCTGTTGTCGGAAACCCCGACCTCCGCCTCGGGAAAAtgcaatagaatgggtactcaaatctgggttccgaaacacaaactcggagcagcTCGGTGTACTCCGAGTTTGTTTACCATTGGTGTTTCCAGACAATGGAAGAACAAACTCGGGTCTACCGACAGCTGAGTTGCAAAAGAATGAGCTATTTGTAGCATTATCACTCACACTCACCCCGTTCATGGTCCtccaggaggaagaggggaagactgGCTGCGGCGTTGCCCTGGACTGTGGCGCCGGCATCGGCCGCATCACCAAGCGGCTCCTGCTGCCCATGTTCCGCACTGTGGACCTGGTGGACGTGACGCAGGAGTTCCTGGACAAGGCTAAGACATACCTGGCGGAGGACGCCAAGCGCGTGGAGAACTACTTCTGTGTTGGCCTGCAGGACTTCAAGCCACTGCCGGGACGGTACGACGTCATTTGGATCCAGTGGGTCATAGGTGAGGACGAGGAGGCGCACAAACTTACCCTCCCTTCTGGGGATTACGATGTCGTTATTCATTAGATAGAGTCAAGTAGcatagtaaactagccccacccaccagcgggcaaaattattttttgcctgtgagtgggtctagcctcagacaatgccctgatgccctgaatctggctgaccaatcacagcgcaggagacttgttttgatttgttttgaatctttggatagAAAACGGACAGGGTTtagagggagtgacgacaaagcgttggccaataggcacagacacagtttgaaaaacaacgggttgtttccatcaacaatcttccgatgtgtcattcatcaGGGTCAGACtacaagtcaagtgtacttcactgccaaaaatctatgtaatagggttagcacagaagtttgaaattgcttttgaccagtctccaatgtgtagTTAAACTTAACATaccgtacatactgtatatagtgcaTCTTGGTGTGACCCAGCAATTTCCAAAGTGAGGGTTTGCTTAATTATTATCATGTTCTAAAGGGGGTGGCAGCAGAATAAGTTCAGGAACCACTGGTTTAATAATCAGAGGCTGTTTGAGGGCACAATCACTAATATGAGCGTAAATGCTCCTAGAATACTACTACAAATAGTGAGATTTACTTTCCCCAAATGGCTGCTATGGTGATCACACACCTACCTCTCCATAAACAAATTATTTCTGGAGAACTTAATGTAATATCATTGTTATTTCTTGTATGCATTGTCGCAACCACCACCTCAAGAGAGGGAAATCAGTCATGTTGAGGAGAGTATGACTTGCACAGCTCGGGGCAGGTGCTAGTAGTACCTGCAGGATTAGTAGACAGTTACAGGGTATCTACtccattaggtacagtgtaataagtgACAGTGTAACTTAATAATATCAATATCATATACTAGGGTTGTAATTTTACATCAGTGAAAGTACATAACCTCTCTGTGCACCATTTAATGAATTCATGTTGCTtttgctcctcctcctgcaggcCACCTGACGGACGACCACCTGGTGGAGTTCCTGCGTCGGTGCCAGGGCGGCCTGCGTCCCGGCGGCCTGATCGTCATCAAGGACAACGTGGCGTTTGAGGGCGTGATCCCCGATGAGGTGGACAGCAGCGTGTGCCGCGACCTGGACCTGCTGAAGCGGATAGTGCAGAGGGCGGGCCTGGGCATCGTCCGCGAGGAGCTGCAACGAGACTTCCCCGAGGAGATCTACGAGGTGTGGATGCTGGCACTCAGATAAGGGCCGGCCACATGATGACGACcatgatgaaagcaatgaaattctGGTGTGGACACTGGGGGGGTCAGTATCAATATCTAACCTGCTagcctctccttttgcttgtggccttgtgcttcaCTGACgtcccacctccgtggagaaaatgataacgTTTCCCTGCCGTCAGCCTA carries:
- the ntmt1 gene encoding N-terminal Xaa-Pro-Lys N-methyltransferase 1 — its product is MGDVIKEEGAFYSKAEDYWKHVAPTVDGMLGGYGTISNVDINGSKKFLERYVGEEEGKTGCGVALDCGAGIGRITKRLLLPMFRTVDLVDVTQEFLDKAKTYLAEDAKRVENYFCVGLQDFKPLPGRYDVIWIQWVIGHLTDDHLVEFLRRCQGGLRPGGLIVIKDNVAFEGVIPDEVDSSVCRDLDLLKRIVQRAGLGIVREELQRDFPEEIYEVWMLALR